From a region of the Brevibacterium siliguriense genome:
- a CDS encoding metal-dependent hydrolase family protein: MVTVLTHATVFDGTRFLPGTRDVVIDGGRIASVAEGGQGSHNAGDDYIDCTGMTIIPGVIDCHVHLTSSGAAAASNFHDPFSLQFYNSVANMEATLRGGVTTVRDAGGTDLGAKVAVETGVVRGPRMTIAVNIMSQTGGHGDFHLVSGADSPFLAPHPGRPSGVADGLEGVQRKTRELLRAGADHIKICSTGGVLSPRDDPRHSQFTEAEISVIVAEAAAQGAAVMSHAQGAPGIKNAVRAGVRTIEHGIYLDDEAIDLMLEHGTFLVPTLQAPQAVIKAADSGAGLPASVVDKAHRVVAAHQESIARAHEAGVPIALGTDAGVGPHGENLEEISLLAGVGLSTTEALAAGTSVAARLLDDDRVGRLGEGGRADLVVIDGDLRTADVRGIENRVNAVYLDGELV; encoded by the coding sequence ATGGTCACAGTTCTCACCCACGCCACCGTCTTCGACGGCACCCGTTTCCTGCCCGGCACCCGGGACGTCGTCATCGACGGAGGACGGATCGCCTCGGTAGCCGAAGGAGGACAGGGATCACATAACGCCGGAGACGACTACATCGACTGCACGGGCATGACGATCATTCCCGGAGTCATCGACTGCCACGTCCACCTCACGAGCTCCGGAGCAGCCGCCGCCTCGAACTTCCACGATCCGTTCTCGCTGCAGTTCTACAACTCGGTGGCGAATATGGAAGCCACCCTCAGAGGCGGAGTCACTACCGTACGGGACGCAGGCGGCACCGACCTCGGGGCGAAGGTGGCCGTGGAGACCGGGGTGGTGCGCGGGCCGCGGATGACGATCGCGGTCAACATCATGTCCCAGACGGGCGGGCACGGAGACTTCCACCTCGTCTCCGGAGCCGACTCACCGTTCCTCGCACCGCATCCGGGCCGGCCGTCGGGAGTCGCCGACGGCCTCGAAGGGGTGCAGAGGAAGACTCGCGAGCTCCTGCGGGCCGGCGCCGACCACATCAAGATCTGCTCGACCGGGGGAGTGCTCTCCCCGCGTGACGACCCGCGCCACTCCCAGTTCACCGAGGCTGAGATCTCCGTCATCGTCGCCGAGGCGGCCGCCCAAGGTGCCGCTGTCATGTCCCATGCCCAGGGGGCGCCGGGCATCAAGAATGCCGTGCGCGCCGGGGTGCGCACGATCGAACACGGAATCTACCTCGACGACGAAGCCATCGACCTCATGCTCGAACACGGAACCTTCCTCGTCCCGACTCTGCAGGCACCCCAGGCCGTCATCAAGGCCGCCGACTCCGGTGCCGGACTGCCCGCCTCCGTCGTGGACAAGGCCCACCGCGTCGTCGCAGCACACCAGGAGTCGATCGCCAGGGCCCACGAAGCCGGAGTCCCGATCGCGCTGGGCACCGATGCCGGAGTCGGCCCACACGGTGAGAACCTCGAGGAGATCAGCCTGCTGGCCGGGGTGGGGCTGTCCACGACGGAAGCGCTCGCCGCCGGGACCTCCGTGGCGGCTCGCCTGCTCGATGACGATCGAGTCGGTCGCCTCGGTGAGGGCGGTCGGGCCGACCTCGTCGTCATCGACGGTGACCTGCGCACTGCCGACGTCCGAGGAATCGAGAACCGGGTCAACGCGGTCTACCTCGACGGTGAGCTCGTCTGA
- a CDS encoding Pls/PosA family non-ribosomal peptide synthetase, translating into MREFAPQFPSPLRPREDRTLIDVLLESAAANPDQPALDDGTRVLSYSELIIAIRDLALEMAEAGIGPGDKVGIRVPSGSVDLYLTILATLMLGAAYVPVDVDDPDERARTVFTEAAVTGVVTAGPHIESRTERGPRSRSELRSPTPDDDCWVIFTSGSTGTPKGVAVTHRSAAAFVDAEAALFCAEDPLGPGDRVLAGLSVAFDASCEEMWLAWRHGACLVPAPRALVKSGMDLGPWLSSRQITVVSTVPTLAALWPAESLDDVRLLIFGGEACPPELGRRLSDDDREVWNTYGPTEATVVACAAKLDGSLPVRIGLPLKGWTLAVVDAEGVPVAEGETGELIIGGVGLARYLDAAKDAEKFAPMPSLGWDRAYRSGDLVINDPAGLIFVGRADEQIKLGGRRIELGEIDTALQALPGVEGAAAAVKKTAAGTDVLIGYLAPGAGSVEADLPSWEARLRDELPAALVPRLALVEDLPTKTSGKVDRNALPWPLTGEAEAGGSDEVFDEDMEWVAGQWAAVLGARPGSDTDFFTAGGGSLGAAQLVSRLRTRHPSVTVGDIYAHPRFGALAKLCLGEEGSGIGPSGPKRTITRTSRGMQAFQVLLGIPVHILGGIRWVVLAMLAADIGVGLGADLPFTPWPVLLVLFLVFVTAWGRMLISAGAARLLMIGIRPGVYPRSGWVHKRLWLAEHIADLAAAVSVASAPWVTWYAKLLGNRIGSDADLHSVPPVTGFLTLGEGAAVEPEVDLKGWWVDGDLLRIGRIDVARNATIGARSTLMPGAEVGVGALVEPGSAVTGRVRKNQIYSGSPAVRVGKAKKSWPDPPPRRRLPFLFYAVGSQINALLPYLAVVPGVAIMLGVSGIEVVESSWLMVAWSPVVACLWFLTTALLVLVSVRILAIGMEEGEFPVRSARGYRVWATERLLDMARDLLFPLYASMLTPWWLRLLGAKVGPGTEISTVVFVPKMTTIAAGAFLADDTMVASYELGHGWMRAGRAKVGKRAFLGNSGIASPGRRVPKNSLVAVLSAAPAKAKKGSSWLGSPPVQLRRAAVESDESLTYSPAFAVKAARAFWETLRISSIIAGGVLITGVVLTIWFFLGLPGGVAAQSTTFFASVLLALLTSGIVMMAAGAVAAGLAVAAKWILAGPIRAGEHPLWSSFIWRNEVADCFVELVAAPWFARNAVGTPAIVWYLRAMGAKIGHGVWCESYWLPEADLVRLGDNSTVNRGCVVQTHLFHDRVMSLDTVQLDSGATLGPNSVILPASTLGENATVGPTSLVMRGEFVPAHAYFSGNPVIPWVDAPELPALEEEGRDGQVRDGAGREEDGHGEVRSRRSHA; encoded by the coding sequence GTGAGAGAATTCGCACCGCAGTTCCCGTCCCCCTTACGGCCCCGTGAGGACCGCACCCTCATCGACGTCCTCCTCGAGTCGGCTGCTGCCAATCCCGATCAGCCTGCCCTCGATGACGGCACTCGGGTGCTCAGCTACTCAGAGCTCATCATTGCGATCCGCGATCTCGCACTGGAGATGGCCGAAGCGGGCATCGGCCCCGGTGACAAGGTCGGCATTCGTGTCCCCTCGGGTTCGGTGGACCTGTATCTGACGATCCTCGCGACTCTCATGCTCGGCGCGGCCTACGTTCCCGTCGACGTCGACGACCCGGATGAGCGGGCGCGCACCGTTTTCACCGAGGCGGCCGTGACCGGAGTGGTCACCGCCGGACCACACATCGAGTCCCGCACCGAGCGCGGACCACGCAGCCGGTCTGAGCTGCGTTCCCCCACCCCCGATGACGACTGCTGGGTGATCTTCACCTCCGGTTCGACGGGCACTCCGAAGGGCGTGGCCGTCACCCACCGTTCGGCTGCGGCCTTCGTCGATGCCGAGGCGGCCCTGTTCTGCGCCGAGGACCCGCTGGGTCCCGGCGACCGCGTCCTGGCCGGCCTGTCCGTGGCCTTCGATGCCAGCTGTGAGGAGATGTGGTTGGCCTGGCGGCACGGTGCGTGCCTCGTCCCCGCCCCGCGAGCACTGGTGAAGTCCGGAATGGATCTGGGGCCGTGGCTGTCGTCGCGGCAGATCACCGTCGTCTCGACCGTGCCGACCTTGGCCGCTCTGTGGCCGGCGGAGAGCCTCGACGATGTCCGCCTCCTCATCTTCGGCGGTGAAGCGTGTCCGCCCGAGCTCGGACGTCGGCTCAGCGACGACGACCGTGAAGTGTGGAACACCTACGGCCCCACCGAGGCGACCGTCGTCGCGTGTGCGGCCAAGCTCGATGGATCCTTGCCGGTGCGCATCGGCCTGCCGCTCAAGGGTTGGACTCTGGCCGTCGTCGATGCCGAGGGTGTGCCCGTCGCCGAGGGTGAGACCGGTGAGCTCATCATCGGCGGAGTCGGGCTGGCCCGCTATCTCGATGCGGCCAAGGACGCCGAGAAGTTCGCCCCCATGCCGAGCCTCGGCTGGGACCGGGCGTATCGGTCCGGCGATCTCGTCATCAATGATCCGGCCGGGCTGATCTTCGTCGGTCGTGCCGATGAGCAGATCAAGCTCGGGGGCCGGCGCATCGAACTCGGCGAGATCGATACGGCTCTGCAGGCTCTGCCCGGTGTCGAAGGCGCTGCCGCCGCGGTGAAGAAGACCGCGGCCGGCACGGACGTCCTCATCGGCTACCTCGCGCCCGGCGCCGGTTCCGTCGAGGCCGACCTTCCCAGCTGGGAGGCTCGCCTGCGTGACGAACTGCCGGCCGCACTTGTTCCCCGTCTGGCCCTCGTCGAGGATCTGCCTACGAAGACCTCCGGCAAGGTTGACCGCAACGCCCTGCCCTGGCCGCTGACCGGCGAGGCCGAGGCGGGTGGGTCCGATGAGGTCTTCGACGAGGATATGGAGTGGGTCGCCGGGCAATGGGCCGCGGTCCTCGGTGCCCGACCGGGCAGCGACACGGACTTCTTCACCGCCGGCGGCGGCTCGCTCGGCGCCGCTCAGCTCGTGTCCCGACTGCGCACCCGCCATCCCAGCGTCACCGTCGGCGATATCTACGCGCATCCGCGCTTCGGCGCCCTGGCCAAGCTCTGCCTCGGCGAGGAAGGGTCCGGCATCGGACCGTCGGGACCGAAGCGCACGATCACACGGACCTCCCGGGGGATGCAAGCCTTCCAGGTTCTGCTCGGGATTCCGGTGCACATCCTCGGCGGGATCAGGTGGGTCGTGCTGGCGATGCTCGCGGCCGATATCGGTGTCGGCCTCGGCGCGGACCTGCCGTTCACGCCGTGGCCGGTCCTGCTCGTCCTCTTCCTCGTCTTCGTCACCGCGTGGGGGCGGATGCTCATCTCCGCGGGCGCGGCACGCCTGCTCATGATCGGAATCCGGCCAGGTGTCTATCCGCGCTCGGGGTGGGTGCACAAGCGGCTGTGGCTGGCCGAGCACATCGCGGACCTCGCCGCTGCGGTCTCGGTGGCGAGCGCGCCCTGGGTGACCTGGTATGCGAAGCTTCTGGGCAATCGGATCGGGTCCGATGCCGATCTGCACTCGGTTCCGCCGGTGACTGGCTTCCTCACCCTCGGCGAGGGTGCGGCGGTCGAACCGGAGGTCGATCTCAAGGGCTGGTGGGTCGACGGCGATCTGCTGCGCATCGGACGCATCGATGTCGCCCGCAATGCCACGATCGGTGCCCGGTCAACGCTCATGCCCGGCGCCGAGGTGGGGGTCGGGGCCCTCGTCGAACCCGGATCCGCGGTGACCGGTCGGGTGCGGAAGAACCAGATCTATTCGGGGTCGCCGGCCGTGCGGGTCGGGAAGGCGAAGAAGTCCTGGCCGGATCCCCCGCCTCGGCGTCGTCTGCCTTTTCTGTTCTATGCCGTCGGGTCGCAGATCAATGCGCTGCTGCCGTACCTTGCGGTGGTTCCGGGTGTGGCGATTATGCTCGGGGTCTCCGGGATCGAGGTCGTCGAGTCTTCCTGGCTGATGGTGGCGTGGTCACCTGTGGTCGCGTGCCTGTGGTTCCTCACCACCGCACTGCTCGTCCTCGTGTCCGTGCGGATTCTGGCGATCGGGATGGAAGAGGGAGAGTTCCCCGTCCGGTCGGCCCGCGGCTACCGGGTATGGGCGACGGAGCGGCTGCTCGACATGGCCCGGGATCTCCTGTTTCCCCTCTATGCGTCGATGCTCACCCCATGGTGGCTGCGCCTCCTGGGTGCGAAGGTGGGGCCTGGTACAGAGATCTCGACGGTCGTCTTCGTTCCGAAGATGACGACGATCGCGGCCGGTGCCTTCCTTGCTGATGACACCATGGTCGCCAGCTACGAACTCGGGCACGGCTGGATGCGCGCCGGTCGTGCGAAGGTCGGCAAACGCGCGTTTCTCGGCAACTCGGGAATCGCCTCCCCTGGCCGCAGGGTACCGAAGAACTCCCTCGTCGCAGTGCTCTCTGCGGCACCGGCGAAGGCGAAGAAGGGATCGTCGTGGCTCGGCTCTCCCCCGGTGCAGCTGCGCCGCGCCGCCGTGGAATCCGACGAGTCACTCACCTACTCCCCGGCCTTCGCGGTCAAGGCCGCCCGTGCCTTCTGGGAGACGCTGCGGATCTCGTCGATCATCGCAGGCGGCGTGCTCATCACCGGGGTCGTCCTCACCATCTGGTTCTTCCTCGGGTTGCCGGGCGGAGTGGCCGCACAGTCGACGACGTTCTTCGCCTCGGTGCTGCTGGCCCTGCTCACCTCGGGGATCGTGATGATGGCCGCTGGTGCCGTGGCGGCGGGATTGGCCGTGGCCGCGAAATGGATCCTCGCTGGTCCCATCCGTGCCGGAGAACATCCCCTGTGGTCATCATTCATCTGGCGCAATGAGGTCGCCGACTGCTTCGTCGAACTCGTGGCCGCACCCTGGTTTGCGCGAAATGCCGTGGGCACGCCAGCGATCGTGTGGTACCTGCGGGCGATGGGAGCGAAGATCGGCCATGGAGTGTGGTGCGAGTCGTACTGGCTTCCGGAGGCCGACCTCGTCCGCCTCGGGGACAATTCGACGGTCAACCGCGGTTGTGTGGTCCAGACTCACCTGTTCCACGATCGGGTGATGAGCCTCGACACCGTTCAGCTCGATTCCGGTGCCACCTTGGGGCCCAACAGCGTCATCCTGCCGGCATCCACGCTGGGCGAGAACGCCACTGTGGGACCGACGTCGCTGGTCATGCGCGGCGAGTTCGTGCCGGCCCATGCCTACTTCAGCGGCAATCCTGTCATACCCTGGGTGGATGCCCCAGAACTTCCCGCACTCGAAGAAGAAGGCCGAGACGGACAAGTCCGCGACGGCGCCGGCCGCGAGGAAGACGGCCACGGCGAAGTCCGATCGAGGCGATCACATGCTTGA